The Malus domestica chromosome 13, GDT2T_hap1 genome includes a window with the following:
- the LOC103451484 gene encoding uncharacterized protein, whose translation MEEQTAQTDTTASDRTHTVVLDIESLTQLSDRSSGSPKMTRALSRKWSYRAERLISNDEEDTDEPPKKLLVKVNSQSEPLKQSLITAKSIGSSSTALTGTNRFMAINPRKILFIFATVSSMGTLILIYFTLAINRTV comes from the exons ATGGAGGAGCAGACCGCACAG ACTGATACAACTGCTTCAGATAGAACTCATACCGTCGTGTTGGATATTGAGAGCCTTACACAACTCTCAGATAGAAGCTCCGGAAGCCCCAAAATGACA aGAGCACTCTCAAGAAAATGGTCTTATCGAGCAGAGAGATTGATTAGTAATGACGAGGAGGACACGGATGAGCCACCAAAGAAACTTCTAGTGAAAG TGAATTCTCAGTCGGAGCCTTTGAAGCAGTCATTGATCACTGCAAAATCTATTGGGTCAAGCTCAACTGCGCTTACAGGCACTAATCGGTTTATGGCCATCAACCCTCGGAAGATACTTTTTATATTTGCAACAGT GTCCAGTATGGGTACATTAATCCTCATATATTTCACACTGGCTATCAATAGAACAGTTTGA